A stretch of DNA from Streptomyces gobiensis:
CGAGGGTCATGAGCTTCCCGTCCGGCATATGGGCGGTTCTCTGTCACGAATCCGCACGGACGGGGGTCGTATACGTGCGGTGGGTGATCCACGAGGGTGTTATGGGGCCAAAGTGGAATTTTTGGGATCTGGGAGGCGCCTGATGCACGGAGCCACGCGCGTCGGCTGGGCCGTGGCTGGTGCGACGGCGATAGCTCTGGTGGCCAGCGCCTGTGGTGGAGGCGGCGGGGGCGACGCGGCCGGGGTGGTGCGCGCGTCCTGGGGGGACCCGCAGAATCCACTGGAGCCCGCGAACACCAATGAGGTGCAGGGCGGCAAGGTCCTGGACATGATCTTCCGGGGGCTCAAGCACTATGACCCCAAGACCGCCGAGGCGAAGAACGCCGTCGCGGACAAGATCGAGACGGAGGACAACCAGACCTTCACGATTACCCTCAAGAAGGGCTGGAAGTTCAGCGACGGGACAGACGTCACCGCCCACTCCTTCGTGGACGCGTGGAACTATGGCGCGCTGGTCACCAACAAACAGATCGGTTCGTCGTTCTTCCAGCACATTGAGGGATACGACGAGGTTCACCCGGCGGATGAGGGCGCCGAGCCGACCGCCAAGACCATGTCGGGTCTGACAGTGGAGGACAAGTACACCTTCACCGTGAAGCTCAAGGAGAAATTCACACTCTGGCCGGAGACCCTCGGATACACCGCGTTCGCGCCACTGCCCAAGGCGTTCTTCGACGATCACGATGCCTGGCTGGCGAAGCCGGTCGGAAACGGCCCGTACAAGGTGGACTCGTACACCAGGAGCCAGAGCATGCGGCTGTCGAAGAACGAGGCGTACTCGGGCGAGGAGAAGGTCAATAACGAGGGCGTCGAGCTACGGGTCTACACCGACAACAACACCGCCTACACCGACTTGCAGGCCGGGAACATCGACATCATCGACGATGTCCCGGCCTCGCAGCTCAAGAACGCGGAGCGGGATCTGGGCGGGCGCTACATCAACCAGCCGGCGGGCATCTTCCAGACCATCAACTTTCCCATGTACGAAGGCGCCTGGGGCAGTGGACGGGCGAAGAAGGTCCGGCAGGGCATCTCCATGGCGATCAACCGCAAGGAGATCACCGAGAAGATCTACTTCCGGACCCGCACCGCAGCCTCCGACTTCACTTCACCGGTGCTGCAGAAAGCCGGGGGGTACAAGAAGGGGTTGTGCGGCGATGAATGCACATACGACCCGGGGAAGGCCAAGGAGCTTATCGAGGAGGGCGGCGGGCTGCCGGGCGGGCGGATGACCCTGTCGTCGAATGTCGATACGGGTTCGCACCGCCAGTGGATGGACGCCGTCTGCAACAGCATCAACAACGCGCTCGGCCGGAGCAACGCGTGCACGGTCAACCCCGTCAGCACCTTCCCCGAATACCGCAGCAGAGTCACCGCCAAG
This window harbors:
- a CDS encoding peptide ABC transporter substrate-binding protein; the encoded protein is MHGATRVGWAVAGATAIALVASACGGGGGGDAAGVVRASWGDPQNPLEPANTNEVQGGKVLDMIFRGLKHYDPKTAEAKNAVADKIETEDNQTFTITLKKGWKFSDGTDVTAHSFVDAWNYGALVTNKQIGSSFFQHIEGYDEVHPADEGAEPTAKTMSGLTVEDKYTFTVKLKEKFTLWPETLGYTAFAPLPKAFFDDHDAWLAKPVGNGPYKVDSYTRSQSMRLSKNEAYSGEEKVNNEGVELRVYTDNNTAYTDLQAGNIDIIDDVPASQLKNAERDLGGRYINQPAGIFQTINFPMYEGAWGSGRAKKVRQGISMAINRKEITEKIYFRTRTAASDFTSPVLQKAGGYKKGLCGDECTYDPGKAKELIEEGGGLPGGRMTLSSNVDTGSHRQWMDAVCNSINNALGRSNACTVNPVSTFPEYRSRVTAKRMKGPFRAGWQMDYPLIQNFLQPLYYTNASSNDSGYSSEKFDRLIDEANSAEDDEESLELYQEAEKVLSDDLPAIPLWYQNGTAGYSDRIDNVRLNPFSVPVYNEITVN